TCGCAGAGGAACTGGGTACGGATCTTTCTGCTGCAACGCGGATGTTCTACAAGCAGATGATTCGTGAGCAAGGTATTCCGGTAAGCCTTCATCTCACAGATGTTCCCAATGAAGAAACACGTGCATCAATACAAGAGGGTAGATCGATACTCGCTTCGGATACACCTGGCAAACAGTCATCCGAAGAGCTCTTCGACTCTTTGGGAATCTGAAGGTTATGCTGCAATCCGAAAGCACCTCAAGTTTTAAGCGCGATGTCAAGCGTTTGCTGCGCAAACACAAAAACATGTCAAAGTTGAAGGATGTGATGAGACTTATCATCGAGGATTCAGCCGAATCCAAGATCATGCTTCACACCCGCCATCGTGCACATGCGCTCACCGGCCAATGGTCAGACTGCTCAGAATGCCACATCCACAACGAAGGAGACTGGCTGCTTATCTGGCAAAGGAATGATCAGATGGTCGTGTTTTTACGGACGGGCTCTCATGATGAACTCTTCAAGAGCATCTGAGATTCGTATGTGGTATGGCACTGTTCGGTATGTTTGCTAGCAGAGTTGAGTATTGTATCTGGTCTGTGTACTGAAACGCGCAGACCTCTTTCGACCGATAAGGTGCATTATGTCAGAATACGCTGCAGGTGCCTTTGTTTCTTCTAGGTGCTTTGCAGATGTTCCACGTCATCGTGGATAAAGTTCAATATTTTCTGGCTTCCACACCCATACTCTTTTGTACGCCTTAGCGTTGCTCTTTGAGTTGTGTG
This Bifidobacterium sp. WK041_4_12 DNA region includes the following protein-coding sequences:
- a CDS encoding type II toxin-antitoxin system RelB/DinJ family antitoxin: MSSVTIRVDSDTKAQAAAIAEELGTDLSAATRMFYKQMIREQGIPVSLHLTDVPNEETRASIQEGRSILASDTPGKQSSEELFDSLGI
- a CDS encoding type II toxin-antitoxin system YafQ family toxin; the protein is MLQSESTSSFKRDVKRLLRKHKNMSKLKDVMRLIIEDSAESKIMLHTRHRAHALTGQWSDCSECHIHNEGDWLLIWQRNDQMVVFLRTGSHDELFKSI